A single region of the Thunnus maccoyii chromosome 10, fThuMac1.1, whole genome shotgun sequence genome encodes:
- the scnm1 gene encoding sodium channel modifier 1 isoform X1 translates to MSFKREGDDKSQLNILKKRRVADLLSNFIPEDEAALMKNGRYTCLVCSYRPVFDTVDMLTVHRNGKRHLEGLKSFYGKKARLKNEITKRQQENFVQAEDRKEEPSTSAPLLEQTRKLTHHALLKTVPYNSCHRKTSTKPEKGPASIGSDPSGGACGKTPSAQEKACRTTEVSNNLSPSSSSSCTAANKESYPSKHTEGSQPAATQEAEPITPQRRRELEHYLKLKSDGWLQDRSGQWVKDENVEFDSDEEEPPSLAPPPASH, encoded by the exons ATGTCTTTTAAAAGGGAAGGTGATGACAAGAGTCAGTTAAACATCCTGAAG AAACGTCGTGTTGCCGATCTTCTGTCTAACTTTATTCCAGAAGATGAAGCAGCACTTATGAAAAATGGAAG ATACACTTGTCTTGTGTGCTCCTACCGGCCGGTGTTTGATACCGTTGACATGCTGACAGTCCACCGGAACGGGAAAAGGCATCTAGAAG GATTAAAGTCATTCTATGGCAAGAAAGCACGGCTGAAGAATGAAATAACAAAAAGGCAACAGGAAAACTTTGTCCAAGCTGAAGACAGGAAAGAG GAGCCCTCCACTTCAGCCCCTTTACTGGAACAAACACGGAAGCTCACCCATCATGCTTTACTGAAGACTGTACCATATAATAGCTGCCATAGAAAAACCAG TACAAAACCTGAAAAAGGACCAGCGAGCATCGGCTCAGATCCCAGTGGGGGCGCTTGCGGCAAAACACCATCTGCACAAGAAAAAGCATGTCGGACAACTGAAGTTTCAAACAACTTATCACCAAGCAGTTCTAGTAGCTGCACAGCAG CCAATAAAGAGTCGTATccatcaaaacacacagaaggATCTCAGCCTGCAGCGACACAGGAGGCAGAGCCTATAACACCccagaggagaagagagctGGAGCATTACCTCAAATTGAAAAG TGACGGATGGCTGCAAGACCGAAGCGGCCAGTGGGTTAAAGATGAGAATGTGGAGTTTGATTCAGATGAGGAGGAGCCTCCTTCGCTCGCCCCTCCACCTGCAAGTCACTGA
- the tmod4 gene encoding tropomodulin-4 → MSDPRDIDEDAILKGLSAEELDQLEYELQEMDPENAMLPAGLRQRDQTKKSPTGPYDRDALTQYLEKEALEHPDREDLVPFTGEKKGKTFVPKAAAEIPEHEQVTLEPELEEALKNATDAEMCDIAAILGMYTLMSNKQYYDALGTQGTIANTEGINSVVKADPFKVFPDEPPNTTNVEETLERIHSNDSSLTEVNLNNIKDIPIPTLKEIFEAMKGNSLVESLSIAATRSNDPVAYACAEMLQENTSLQSLNIESNFITSDGMMAIIKAMANNATLVELKIDNQRQKLGDSVEMEIASMLENNSSILKFGYHFTQQGPRARAAMAITRNNDMIRQQRLR, encoded by the exons ATGTCGGATCCCAGGGATATTGACGAGGATGCCATCCTCAAGGGCCTCAGCGCCGAGGAGCTGGATCAGCTGGAGTATGAGCTGCAGGAGATGGACCCCGAG AATGCCATGCTGCCAGCTGGTCTGCGGCAGCGTGACCAGACGAAGAAGAGCCCGACGGGGCCATATGACCGTGACGCTCTGACCCAGTACCTGGAGAAGGAGGCCCTGGAGCACCCGGACAGGGAAGACCTGGTGCCCTTCACTGGGGAGAAGAAAG GAAAAACCTTTGTGCCCAAGGCAGCGGCGGAGATCCCTGAGCATGAGCAGGTGACACTGGAGCCGGAGCTCGAGGAGGCTCTGAAAAACGCCACAGACGCAGAGATGTGTGATATCGCAG CTATCCTTGGAATGTACACCCTGATGAGCAACAAGCAGTACTACGACGCTTTGGGCACCCAAGGAACCATCGCCAACACAGAGGGCATCAACA GTGTCGTGAAGGCGGATCCGTTCAAAGTCTTCCCCGATGAGCCGCCCAACACCACCAATGTGGAGGAAACCTTGGAGAGAATCCACAGTAACGACAGCAGCTTGACTGAAGTCAACCTCAACAACATCAAG gACATTCCCATCCCAACGCTGAAAGAGATCTTTGAGGCGATGAAGGGAAACTCTCTCGTGGAGTCTCTTAGCATCGCCGCAACCCGTAGCAACGACCCTGTGGCCTAC gCATGTGCTGAGATGCTGCAGGAGAACACCAGCTTGCAGAGTCTTAATATCGAATCCAACTTCATCACTTCAGACGGCATGATGGCGATCATCAAGGCCATGGCCAACAATGCCACACTGGTGGAGCTCAAGATCGACAACCAg AGGCAGAAGTTGGGAGACTCAGTTGAGATGGAGATCGCCTCCATGTTGGAGAACAACTCCAGCATCCTCAAGTTCGGCTATCACTTCACCCAGCAGGGTCCCCGCGCCAGAGCCGCCATGGCCATCACACGAAACAACGACATGA ttCGCCAGCAGAGATTAAGATGA
- the scnm1 gene encoding sodium channel modifier 1 isoform X3, protein MSFKREGDDKSQLNILKKRRVADLLSNFIPEDEAALMKNGRYTCLVCSYRPVFDTVDMLTVHRNGKRHLEGLKSFYGKKARLKNEITKRQQENFVQAEDRKEEPSTSAPLLEQTRKLTHHALLKTVPYNSCHRKTSTKPEKGPASIGSDPSGGACGKTPSAQEKACRTTEVSNNLSPSSSSSCTAEGSQPAATQEAEPITPQRRRELEHYLKLKSDGWLQDRSGQWVKDENVEFDSDEEEPPSLAPPPASH, encoded by the exons ATGTCTTTTAAAAGGGAAGGTGATGACAAGAGTCAGTTAAACATCCTGAAG AAACGTCGTGTTGCCGATCTTCTGTCTAACTTTATTCCAGAAGATGAAGCAGCACTTATGAAAAATGGAAG ATACACTTGTCTTGTGTGCTCCTACCGGCCGGTGTTTGATACCGTTGACATGCTGACAGTCCACCGGAACGGGAAAAGGCATCTAGAAG GATTAAAGTCATTCTATGGCAAGAAAGCACGGCTGAAGAATGAAATAACAAAAAGGCAACAGGAAAACTTTGTCCAAGCTGAAGACAGGAAAGAG GAGCCCTCCACTTCAGCCCCTTTACTGGAACAAACACGGAAGCTCACCCATCATGCTTTACTGAAGACTGTACCATATAATAGCTGCCATAGAAAAACCAG TACAAAACCTGAAAAAGGACCAGCGAGCATCGGCTCAGATCCCAGTGGGGGCGCTTGCGGCAAAACACCATCTGCACAAGAAAAAGCATGTCGGACAACTGAAGTTTCAAACAACTTATCACCAAGCAGTTCTAGTAGCTGCACAGCAG aaggATCTCAGCCTGCAGCGACACAGGAGGCAGAGCCTATAACACCccagaggagaagagagctGGAGCATTACCTCAAATTGAAAAG TGACGGATGGCTGCAAGACCGAAGCGGCCAGTGGGTTAAAGATGAGAATGTGGAGTTTGATTCAGATGAGGAGGAGCCTCCTTCGCTCGCCCCTCCACCTGCAAGTCACTGA
- the scnm1 gene encoding sodium channel modifier 1 isoform X2, whose amino-acid sequence MSFKREGDDKSQLNILKKRRVADLLSNFIPEDEAALMKNGRYTCLVCSYRPVFDTVDMLTVHRNGKRHLEGLKSFYGKKARLKNEITKRQQENFVQAEDRKEEPSTSAPLLEQTRKLTHHALLKTVPYNSCHRKTSTKPEKGPASIGSDPSGGACGKTPSAQEKACRTTEVSNNLSPSSSSSCTAESYPSKHTEGSQPAATQEAEPITPQRRRELEHYLKLKSDGWLQDRSGQWVKDENVEFDSDEEEPPSLAPPPASH is encoded by the exons ATGTCTTTTAAAAGGGAAGGTGATGACAAGAGTCAGTTAAACATCCTGAAG AAACGTCGTGTTGCCGATCTTCTGTCTAACTTTATTCCAGAAGATGAAGCAGCACTTATGAAAAATGGAAG ATACACTTGTCTTGTGTGCTCCTACCGGCCGGTGTTTGATACCGTTGACATGCTGACAGTCCACCGGAACGGGAAAAGGCATCTAGAAG GATTAAAGTCATTCTATGGCAAGAAAGCACGGCTGAAGAATGAAATAACAAAAAGGCAACAGGAAAACTTTGTCCAAGCTGAAGACAGGAAAGAG GAGCCCTCCACTTCAGCCCCTTTACTGGAACAAACACGGAAGCTCACCCATCATGCTTTACTGAAGACTGTACCATATAATAGCTGCCATAGAAAAACCAG TACAAAACCTGAAAAAGGACCAGCGAGCATCGGCTCAGATCCCAGTGGGGGCGCTTGCGGCAAAACACCATCTGCACAAGAAAAAGCATGTCGGACAACTGAAGTTTCAAACAACTTATCACCAAGCAGTTCTAGTAGCTGCACAGCAG AGTCGTATccatcaaaacacacagaaggATCTCAGCCTGCAGCGACACAGGAGGCAGAGCCTATAACACCccagaggagaagagagctGGAGCATTACCTCAAATTGAAAAG TGACGGATGGCTGCAAGACCGAAGCGGCCAGTGGGTTAAAGATGAGAATGTGGAGTTTGATTCAGATGAGGAGGAGCCTCCTTCGCTCGCCCCTCCACCTGCAAGTCACTGA